One Vidua chalybeata isolate OUT-0048 chromosome 13, bVidCha1 merged haplotype, whole genome shotgun sequence genomic window carries:
- the GCNT3 gene encoding beta-1,3-galactosyl-O-glycosyl-glycoprotein beta-1,6-N-acetylglucosaminyltransferase 3 — MQRWQRAPAARRRWALLLGPLALFAAALALRGTARPDPADRSRLYRALELSPSRSINCSGVVRGDHTAIEKAQLNNLEVANRRASVTPGEYLNITRDCRAFKETRRYIEFPLSQEEEEFPIAYSMIIHHKIDMFERLLRSIYAPQNVYCVHVDSKSPAAFQEAVRAIAACFPNVFVASRLESVVYAAWSRLQADLNCMQDLLQSPVPWRYLINTCGTDFPIKTNAEIVRVLQVLQGQNTVESERPSAAKQQRWEYHYEVGETISRTAQKKLPPPHSYPMFTGSAYNAVTRDFVQYVFENPTAQKFLEWSKDSYSPDEYVWATLNRMPGVPGGTPLSDKFQLSDMNALPRLVKWEYLEGDISKGAPYPPCTGRHQRSICIYGVGDVPWMLQQHHLLANKFDPEVDDAAIQCLEEYLRHKALYGRGL; from the coding sequence ATGCAGCGGTGGCAGCGGGccccggcggcgcggcggcgctGGGCGCTGCTGCTCGGGCCGCTGGCGCTGTTCGCCGCCGCCCTGGCGCTGCGCGGCACCGCGCGCCCCGACCCCGCCGACCGCTCCCGCCTCTACCGGGCGCTGGAGCTCTCCCCCAGCCGCAGCATCAACTGCTCGGGGGTCGTCCGCGGGGACCACACAGCCATCGAAAAGGCGCAGCTCAACAACCTGGAAGTGGCGAACAGAAGGGCTTCAGTGACGCCCGGCGAGTACCTGAACATTACGAGGGACTGCAGAGCCTTCAAGGAGACCCGGCGCTACATCGAGTTCCCGCTCagccaggaggaggaagagttcCCCATCGCCTACTCCATGATCATCCACCACAAAATCGACATGTTTGAGCGACTCCTGCGATCCATCTATGCCCCCCAGAATGTTTACTGTGTCCATGTAGACAGCAAATCCCCGGCCGCCTTCCAGGAAGCCGTGCGGGCCATTGCTGCCTGCTTCCCCAATGTCTTCGTGGCTAGCCGCCTGGAAAGCGTGGTCTATGCCGCCTGGTCCCGGCTGCAAGCCGACCTCAATTGCATGCAGGACCTCCTGCAGAGCCCCGTGCCATGGCGTTACCTCATCAATACCTGCGGCACTGACTTCCCCATCAAGACCAACGCCGAAATAGTCCgggtgctgcaggtgctgcagggccAGAACACCGTGGAGTCGGAGAGGCCCTCGGCCGCCAAACAGCAGCGCTGGGAGTACCACTACGAGGTGGGCGAGACCATCTCTCGCACTGCCCAAAAGAAACTGCCCCCACCCCACAGCTACCCCATGTTCACGGGCAGCGCGTACAACGCCGTCACACGGGACTTCGTGCAGTATGTCTTCGAGAACCCCACAGCACAAAAGTTCCTCGAGTGGTCCAAGGACAGCTACAGCCCTGACGAGTACGTCTGGGCCACCCTGAACCGCATGCCGGGCGTGCCGGGGGGCACGCCCCTCAGCGACAAGTTCCAGCTCTCGGACATGAACGCCCTTCCCCGCCTGGTCAAGTGGGAGTACCTGGAGGGTGACATCAGCAAGGGCGCGCCCTACCCGCCCTGCACCGGCCGCCACCAGCGCTCCATCTGCATCTACGGGGTGGGCGACGTGCCCTGGATGCTGCAGCAACACCATCTCTTGGCCAACAAGTTCGACCCCGAGGTGGACGATGCGGCCATCCAGTGTCTCGAGGAGTACCTGCGCCACAAGGCCCTGTACGGCCGGGGGCTCTGA